In the Marinitoga sp. 1197 genome, AGATGTTTTCCAATGAGTACGTTGAAAAACGGAAAAAATATATTGAAAACTATACATTTAATTATTTAAATAAAATAATATCCCTAAAAATGTTGAAAGAAAAAGAAATATTAAAAGAAAAACGCGATTTTAATGAATTAAAAAAATATATACCAGAACTTTTTGATGAAATCTATGAAATTGAAATGGAAGAAAATATATTACAAAAAATATTCGAAGAGATCAATAATGTAAAGGATTGGCATAAGGAGGATATTCTTGGTTGGGCATATCAATATTATAATTTAGATGAAGAAAGATCCAGATTATTTAAACAATCACAATTTTACACACCAGAATGGGTAGTGGAATATATTGTTGATAATACTCTAACTAAATATTATTGTGAAATATATGATGATCAGGAAATAGCAGAAAAATATAAAATAAAGTATAAGAAAAGAAACAATATAAAGAAATTAGAAGAAATAAAAATTTTAGATCCAGCATGTGGAAGTGGACATTTTTTAATAAAAGTATATGATAGGCTTAAAGAATTTTATGAAAGAAAAGGGTATAGTAGATATGTATATATAAAAAATATTATAGAAAAAAACATATATGGAATAGATATAGATGAACGCTCAATAGAAATTGCCAAACTGGTATTAAAAATTAAGGCGTTGAGCGATGGTTATAAAGGGGATTTAGATTTTAATCTTATTTCAACAGATTTTGAAATGATAAATTCAAATGATATTGAGGATAATATATTAAGAGATGTATATGAAAGTGTAAAAGATGAAATTGAAGGATATAAAGAATTAGGAAGTTTAATAATCTTAAGTAATAAATCTAAAGAAAAAATAAAAAATTTACAAAAGAGAAAGATAATACCTTTATTTGAAGAAAAAACACATCTTGAAAAGTATTATGTAGATAAATTGAAGAAATTCTTCGGTATTCTTATAAAAAATTTCGACATAGTGATTTCAAACCCACCATATACAGATTCTCATGATTACACACCTTCTTTAAGAAAATTAATTAGAGAAAAATATTTTGATTTTAGAAAAAATTTATACGCAGCTTTTATAAAAAGAAATTATGAATTTTTACTTGAGAATGGTTTAATGGGAATGATAACTCCACAGACATTTATGTTTATAAGTAGTTATGAAAAATTAAGAAAGTTTATAATAAAAAATATGCATATAGAAAGTTTGGTGCATTTTGGATTAGGTGGGGTATTTGAGGATGTGCTCGTTGATACCGCTATGTTTATTTTTAGAAAGAATAATACAAATGAAGAGAAAGGTATATATATAAATCTCAATGATGTATCATATGAGAAAAAAAAGAATGAATTAAATAAAATAATTGAAAAAATATATAAAAATGAAAAAACAAAAAGAGTTTTCAAAGAAAATCAGAAAGAATTTAAAAAAATTCCACGAATACCTTTTGTATACTGGATAAATGATGAAATAAAAAAAATATTTGAATATGATAAATTAATAAAATTTGCAGACGTAAGGCAGGGTATTGCGACAGGTGATAATAAAAGATTTTTAAGATATCATTGGCAGGTACCAAAAAATGAGATAAGCTTTAATCATAAAATTGATAGGAAAAAATGGGTACCTTATGTTAAAGGAGGCCCGTATAATAAATGGTTTGGTAATTTATGGTGGGTAATAGCTTTTGATGAGGAAAACTATAATATATTAAAGAAAATGGGAAATCACTTGCCAAATAAACAGTATTATTTTAAACCAGGAATTACATATTCTATGACAACGTCAAAAGGCCCGACATTTAGATCGCTGCCTAAAAATTTTCTTTTTGATTGTAAAGGAAGCAGTATATTTATTAAAAATGACGATTTAAAATATGCTTTATTAGGATTTCTTAATAGTAAACTTGCTTTTTATTTATATAAATTTATTGCAGGAAGTGTAGATCTTGAAGTGGGAGATTTAAAACAAATTCCAATAGCAACAAGATTGGTAAATGAAAACAAAAAAAGAGATTTATTAATAGATATAGTTAAAATGATAATTATAATTAAAAAACAAAATACAGATTTTTCACCTTTAGAATTTCATTATAAAGGGTCGCCTTTACATCAAAATTTAAAAGGAAGTTTTGAAGAAAGAGCATTAAAAAAAATATATGAAAAAGATTTACTTGATACATATATATTATTGCTTGAAGCGCTTGTAGAAAAAATAATCTTTCAAATGTATGGATTAAAGAAAAGTACAATAAGAGAGATTTTTCATAAAGAAGGATATCCAGCAGGCTGGTTAAAAAACGGAGAAATTGTGAAAATCCCTTCTATAATAAATTATTTAAAAAAAGAATATGTAGAAGATCTAGAATTACACGATGAAAAAATAAATGATATAGAGAAAGAAATATACCGCTTTTTAAAACATATATTTTCTAAAAAGGATTCTATTGAATATGATGAAAATATAATGTTAAAGATATACAATAAAAAAGATAGAAATGAATATGATAATGCGATAGAAAGAATATCATTAAATACTAAGGTAAACCCCATAATGGTTTTTAATACTATAAAAGATAGAATATCTTTGGATAATTATAGAGTAAAATATTTTTTGTTTTTAGCGGTAAATGAAGAATATATAAAAAATAAAGGAGACATAAAAAAAATAAAAGCAGGACTTGAAAAAATAGGAATAACAGATGAAACAATAAAAAAATATTTAAGAAATACACTGGAAAATTATATAGAAAACAAATTTTTAAAAGAACAGTTTAATTATTATAAAAAAGCTAGACCATATATTTAGGGGGAATAATATGGAAGAATATAAAAGAATATTTAAACAAATAACCTTTTCGTTGTTAATAAT is a window encoding:
- a CDS encoding Eco57I restriction-modification methylase domain-containing protein is translated as MYENLKITIKKIKTLIKKSIDLKLNQMGFYETKYKPFFNKEIVNKNTFDMLKEMFSNEYVEKRKKYIENYTFNYLNKIISLKMLKEKEILKEKRDFNELKKYIPELFDEIYEIEMEENILQKIFEEINNVKDWHKEDILGWAYQYYNLDEERSRLFKQSQFYTPEWVVEYIVDNTLTKYYCEIYDDQEIAEKYKIKYKKRNNIKKLEEIKILDPACGSGHFLIKVYDRLKEFYERKGYSRYVYIKNIIEKNIYGIDIDERSIEIAKLVLKIKALSDGYKGDLDFNLISTDFEMINSNDIEDNILRDVYESVKDEIEGYKELGSLIILSNKSKEKIKNLQKRKIIPLFEEKTHLEKYYVDKLKKFFGILIKNFDIVISNPPYTDSHDYTPSLRKLIREKYFDFRKNLYAAFIKRNYEFLLENGLMGMITPQTFMFISSYEKLRKFIIKNMHIESLVHFGLGGVFEDVLVDTAMFIFRKNNTNEEKGIYINLNDVSYEKKKNELNKIIEKIYKNEKTKRVFKENQKEFKKIPRIPFVYWINDEIKKIFEYDKLIKFADVRQGIATGDNKRFLRYHWQVPKNEISFNHKIDRKKWVPYVKGGPYNKWFGNLWWVIAFDEENYNILKKMGNHLPNKQYYFKPGITYSMTTSKGPTFRSLPKNFLFDCKGSSIFIKNDDLKYALLGFLNSKLAFYLYKFIAGSVDLEVGDLKQIPIATRLVNENKKRDLLIDIVKMIIIIKKQNTDFSPLEFHYKGSPLHQNLKGSFEERALKKIYEKDLLDTYILLLEALVEKIIFQMYGLKKSTIREIFHKEGYPAGWLKNGEIVKIPSIINYLKKEYVEDLELHDEKINDIEKEIYRFLKHIFSKKDSIEYDENIMLKIYNKKDRNEYDNAIERISLNTKVNPIMVFNTIKDRISLDNYRVKYFLFLAVNEEYIKNKGDIKKIKAGLEKIGITDETIKKYLRNTLENYIENKFLKEQFNYYKKARPYI